One Alphaproteobacteria bacterium genomic window carries:
- the murG gene encoding undecaprenyldiphospho-muramoylpentapeptide beta-N-acetylglucosaminyltransferase, translating into MAEQPCIMLAAGGTGGHIFPAEALARTLRARGARVVLVTDRRGGKFSDDLNVQTYRISADTLRKGLLSKFRSVFSMGIGLLQAQHIIRRVRPAAVVGFGGYPSVPTIYAASQLGVPIVLHEQNAVLGRANRTLMGKARLVATSFPQVAGLKHSGGARMVQTGNPVRPAFAALREAPYPAVSEDGTLNIFVMGGSQGAKIFSHVVPQALALLPEPLRRRIIVAQQCRAEDLETAKTAFAAVGVDAQLSTFFRDVPERLAACHLAICRAGASTIAELTATGRPAILVPYPFGHADEQTANAEAVAEAGAAWLIPQSAFTPEALAVRLEALLTLPASLTKTAAAARAWGTVDAAEHLANCVLETAGMNAAGDIHKPVQSVNDGHAVAANMREKAA; encoded by the coding sequence ATGGCTGAACAACCCTGTATTATGCTGGCGGCGGGCGGTACCGGCGGGCATATTTTCCCGGCCGAAGCCCTGGCGCGGACGTTGCGCGCGCGCGGCGCGCGCGTCGTGCTGGTGACCGATAGGCGCGGCGGCAAATTCAGCGATGATCTGAACGTGCAAACCTACCGCATCAGCGCCGATACGCTCCGCAAAGGCTTGCTCAGCAAATTCCGCAGCGTGTTTTCCATGGGCATCGGCCTGCTGCAGGCACAGCACATCATCCGCCGCGTGCGGCCCGCCGCCGTCGTCGGTTTCGGCGGCTATCCTTCGGTACCCACCATCTATGCCGCCAGCCAGCTCGGCGTGCCGATCGTGCTGCACGAACAGAATGCGGTTCTCGGCCGCGCCAATCGCACGCTGATGGGCAAGGCGCGCCTTGTCGCCACATCCTTCCCGCAAGTGGCGGGGCTGAAGCACAGCGGCGGCGCGCGCATGGTGCAAACCGGCAACCCCGTGCGCCCGGCTTTCGCCGCGCTGCGCGAAGCGCCCTACCCCGCCGTTTCCGAAGACGGCACGCTCAACATCTTCGTCATGGGCGGAAGCCAGGGCGCAAAAATCTTCAGCCATGTCGTGCCGCAGGCGCTTGCGTTGCTGCCCGAACCGCTGCGCCGCCGCATTATCGTCGCGCAGCAATGCCGGGCGGAAGATCTGGAAACGGCCAAAACCGCTTTCGCCGCCGTCGGCGTCGATGCCCAGCTTTCCACCTTTTTCCGCGACGTACCGGAACGGCTTGCCGCCTGCCACCTCGCGATCTGCCGCGCGGGCGCCTCGACCATTGCGGAACTGACCGCCACGGGCCGCCCCGCCATCCTCGTGCCCTACCCCTTCGGCCATGCCGACGAGCAAACGGCGAACGCCGAAGCGGTGGCAGAAGCGGGCGCCGCGTGGCTGATCCCGCAATCCGCTTTCACGCCGGAAGCGCTTGCGGTGCGGCTCGAAGCCTTGCTCACGCTGCCCGCCTCGCTTACCAAAACGGCGGCGGCGGCGCGCGCATGGGGCACCGTGGATGCGGCCGAACATCTGGCCAACTGCGTGCTGGAAACCGCCGGAATGAACGCCGCAGGCGATATTCATAAACCGGTTCAGTCGGTTAACGATGGCCATGCTGTTGCCGCAAATATGCGCGAAAAGGCTGCATAA
- a CDS encoding alpha/beta fold hydrolase: MTGARKCTSATQGFTAQRPEPKPGMAMPASANMQTAQVAGMTLAMRVIRIGEGGPAFIWAHGWGRSHADLVPLAENSGLAGTHIVLDLPGFGQSSLQPAPWDSADYADFIARWMQQEAIAAPVIWIGHSLGCRIGINLAASHPACVRGLFMIAAPGFRRKRTLRQQIVFTVKRTIARALKALPLPEAWKNAVRNKIGSADYRNAGPLRPSFVKIVNENAATTAPKVGCPAFFAYGENDAETPPEFGERYRHLIAKAQLKILPRYDHYDILTDGRFQITRYLQQFTETL; this comes from the coding sequence ATGACTGGGGCACGCAAATGTACATCCGCAACGCAAGGCTTTACGGCACAGAGGCCGGAACCGAAGCCTGGTATGGCTATGCCGGCATCCGCTAACATGCAAACCGCGCAGGTTGCGGGCATGACGCTGGCGATGCGCGTCATACGCATCGGCGAAGGCGGTCCGGCTTTCATTTGGGCGCATGGCTGGGGCCGGTCGCACGCCGATTTGGTGCCGCTTGCGGAAAATTCCGGGCTTGCCGGCACGCATATCGTGCTCGATCTGCCGGGCTTCGGCCAATCATCATTGCAACCCGCGCCGTGGGATTCCGCTGATTACGCCGATTTCATCGCCCGCTGGATGCAACAGGAAGCCATCGCCGCGCCGGTGATCTGGATCGGCCATTCGCTCGGGTGCCGCATCGGGATCAACCTCGCGGCCAGCCACCCCGCCTGCGTGCGCGGCCTGTTCATGATCGCAGCGCCCGGCTTTCGCCGCAAACGCACGCTGCGTCAGCAGATCGTGTTCACGGTTAAACGCACGATCGCGCGCGCGCTTAAGGCGCTGCCGCTGCCTGAAGCGTGGAAGAACGCGGTGCGCAACAAAATCGGCAGCGCCGATTACCGCAATGCCGGCCCGCTGCGTCCCAGCTTCGTCAAGATCGTGAATGAAAATGCGGCCACGACAGCCCCCAAGGTCGGGTGCCCCGCTTTCTTCGCCTATGGGGAAAACGATGCCGAAACGCCGCCGGAATTCGGCGAGCGCTACCGCCACTTAATCGCAAAGGCGCAACTTAAGATCCTGCCGCGCTACGACCATTATGATATCCTGACGGACGGGCGCTTCCAGATAACCCGCTACCTGCAGCAATTCACGGAAACCCTATGA
- the ftsA gene encoding cell division protein FtsA has product MPWPFRTNKVKRDGIIAALDVGSSKVVCFIARLESDGQLRVIGIGHQLSSGVKGGVITDMEAAQRSIATAVSTAEQMAGEQIASVSVNISGGHVASHKCNLDLPLGGREVTDGDVERILSQATGLSIDQQTDAQSEVIHTIPVGYSLDSNRSIRDPRGMIGQNLGVQLHLITAGFGAVRTLVAAIARCHLEVDQIVVSPYASGLACLVEDEMDLGCTVIDMGAGTTTFAVFFDGQCVFTDGIAMGGAHVTSDIARGLTTTLSHAERLKTLYGNALSSSVDDREIIDVPQVGEDLPEHANHVPKSHLINIIQPRLEEIFELTRNKLGASAFGEIAGRRVVLTGGASQLPGLREMAQRVLDKQVRLGRPVRLGGAASGSYSNGHASPLNQGLAEATAGPAFATVAGLLSVAMQPSPIIVRNFGDIVPGGFFGRLTQWVKQNV; this is encoded by the coding sequence ATGCCCTGGCCCTTCCGCACCAACAAGGTCAAACGCGATGGCATCATCGCGGCGCTTGACGTCGGGTCCAGCAAGGTCGTGTGCTTTATCGCCCGGCTTGAAAGCGATGGCCAGCTGCGCGTGATCGGCATCGGTCACCAGCTTTCCAGCGGCGTGAAGGGCGGCGTCATCACCGATATGGAAGCGGCGCAGCGTTCCATCGCCACCGCCGTCAGCACAGCCGAACAAATGGCGGGCGAACAGATAGCGTCCGTCAGCGTCAACATTTCGGGCGGACATGTCGCGTCCCACAAATGCAACCTCGATCTGCCGCTCGGCGGGCGCGAAGTGACGGACGGCGACGTGGAGCGCATCCTCAGCCAGGCGACGGGTCTCAGCATCGATCAGCAGACCGATGCGCAAAGCGAAGTCATCCACACCATCCCCGTCGGTTATAGCCTCGACAGCAACCGCAGCATCCGCGATCCGCGCGGCATGATCGGCCAGAATCTGGGCGTTCAGCTGCATCTGATCACCGCCGGTTTCGGCGCGGTGCGCACGCTGGTGGCCGCGATCGCCCGCTGCCATCTCGAAGTCGATCAAATTGTGGTCTCGCCCTACGCTTCCGGCCTCGCCTGCCTTGTGGAAGATGAAATGGATCTCGGATGCACCGTAATCGATATGGGTGCGGGCACCACAACCTTCGCCGTGTTCTTCGACGGGCAATGCGTTTTTACCGACGGCATTGCCATGGGCGGCGCGCATGTCACCAGCGATATCGCCCGCGGCCTTACAACCACGCTCAGCCACGCAGAGCGGTTAAAAACGCTGTATGGTAACGCGCTTTCAAGTTCGGTCGATGATCGCGAGATTATCGATGTCCCGCAGGTGGGCGAAGATTTGCCCGAACACGCCAACCATGTGCCGAAATCGCACCTGATCAACATCATCCAGCCGCGGCTGGAAGAAATTTTCGAACTCACGCGCAACAAGCTGGGCGCCAGCGCGTTCGGTGAAATTGCGGGCCGCCGTGTGGTGCTGACCGGCGGCGCCAGCCAGCTGCCGGGCCTGCGCGAAATGGCGCAACGGGTGCTTGATAAACAGGTACGGCTCGGCCGGCCCGTGCGCCTTGGCGGCGCAGCAAGCGGCAGTTACAGCAACGGCCATGCTTCCCCGCTCAATCAGGGCCTCGCGGAAGCCACGGCGGGCCCGGCTTTTGCCACCGTAGCGGGGCTGCTTTCGGTCGCGATGCAACCTTCGCCGATTATCGTGCGCAACTTCGGCGATATCGTGCCCGGCGGGTTTTTCGGCCGTTTGACACAGTGGGTGAAACAGAACGTCTGA
- a CDS encoding FtsQ-type POTRA domain-containing protein, with product MAILRSSVRSARKPAPTSSWNKAFMRFLMFTLSIVTLIGLTAWLWSVGWPQQQVRRSVDAYYRATAAAGFAVREILVTGRQATADDALLEILNIKRGAPIFAFDPVAALEAVRKLPWVADATIERRLPDTIYVSILERKPMARWQFGGNVKVIDNTGAVLPQADPAAFAALPLVVGKGADSEARGLFALLAQHAEIAPLVRSATRVSERRWNLQLGEGVTVRLPEYGTEQALARLTKLVKDRKIMARDIVAIDLRQKDRIAVETPGPVAPSGKGGTEPNI from the coding sequence ATGGCTATCCTGAGATCCTCCGTCCGCAGCGCGCGTAAACCCGCCCCGACCTCGTCGTGGAACAAGGCGTTCATGCGCTTTCTTATGTTCACGCTTTCCATCGTCACGCTGATCGGGTTGACGGCGTGGCTGTGGTCTGTCGGCTGGCCGCAGCAGCAGGTGCGGCGCAGCGTCGATGCCTATTACCGCGCCACCGCCGCAGCCGGCTTCGCGGTGCGCGAAATTCTGGTCACGGGCAGACAGGCAACGGCCGACGATGCGTTGCTGGAAATCCTGAACATCAAACGCGGCGCGCCGATCTTCGCCTTCGATCCCGTCGCCGCGCTGGAAGCGGTGCGCAAGCTGCCATGGGTGGCTGATGCGACCATCGAACGCCGCCTGCCGGATACGATTTATGTCAGCATCCTCGAACGCAAGCCCATGGCCCGCTGGCAATTCGGCGGCAACGTTAAGGTAATCGACAACACGGGCGCCGTGCTGCCGCAGGCGGACCCGGCCGCCTTCGCCGCATTGCCGCTCGTGGTCGGCAAGGGCGCGGACAGCGAAGCGCGCGGGCTTTTCGCCCTGCTGGCCCAGCATGCGGAAATCGCGCCGCTGGTGCGTTCGGCCACGCGGGTCAGCGAGCGGCGCTGGAACCTGCAGCTTGGCGAAGGCGTGACTGTCAGGCTGCCCGAATACGGCACCGAGCAGGCGCTTGCGCGGCTCACCAAACTCGTGAAAGATCGTAAAATCATGGCGCGGGACATTGTCGCGATTGATCTGCGCCAAAAGGACCGCATCGCGGTCGAAACCCCTGGCCCCGTCGCCCCGTCCGGTAAGGGCGGCACGGAACCCAACATTTAG
- a CDS encoding D-alanine--D-alanine ligase produces the protein MAKKKIAVIFGGRSPEHDVSVISGLQALQAIDTDRYEAFPVYISINGEWLVGDALHKRENYLPDETTRKGLRAVQPAITPTGRGVLNPVASGMFGGSKPIVFDVALPVFHGLIGEDGNLQGLFETAGIPYAGPRTMASALFMDKAATKRVARDLGIPVLPFALVHKGRRALDKDTLQGLLGGLSFPLIVKPNHLGSSIGVAATRTIEEVTDVLATIFRYDDAAIIEPCLQNFSEYNIAVMHRGGKPVTSAIEKPKKTDELLTFKQKYMSGSGGKTGQKAGAKVPGSSSEGMLSLTRELNPAVPGGLEQTVREYAEKMIGNVCPSGAPRIDFIYDEAAEKMFLNEINPCPGSLGFFLWEASRANPVNFVDLLTHLIEEALACRDSVVLPPDPVPQDARLLKR, from the coding sequence ATGGCAAAGAAAAAAATTGCGGTGATCTTCGGCGGCAGGTCGCCCGAACATGATGTCAGCGTTATCAGCGGTTTGCAAGCCTTGCAGGCCATCGATACGGACCGTTATGAAGCTTTTCCGGTTTATATTTCGATCAACGGCGAATGGCTGGTGGGTGACGCGCTTCACAAGCGTGAAAACTATTTGCCGGACGAAACCACGCGCAAGGGCTTGAGGGCCGTGCAACCCGCGATCACGCCGACCGGGCGCGGCGTTTTGAACCCTGTTGCATCCGGGATGTTCGGTGGAAGCAAGCCGATTGTGTTCGATGTCGCGCTGCCGGTATTTCATGGGTTGATCGGCGAAGACGGTAATTTACAGGGCTTGTTTGAAACTGCGGGCATTCCCTATGCCGGGCCGCGCACCATGGCTTCGGCTTTGTTTATGGACAAGGCGGCGACCAAGCGGGTCGCGCGCGATCTCGGGATTCCGGTGTTGCCGTTCGCGCTGGTGCACAAGGGGCGCCGCGCGCTCGACAAGGATACGCTGCAAGGTCTGCTGGGCGGGCTTTCGTTCCCGCTGATCGTCAAGCCCAATCATCTGGGCAGCAGCATCGGCGTGGCGGCGACGCGGACAATTGAGGAAGTGACGGACGTGCTCGCGACTATTTTTCGCTATGACGATGCCGCGATCATCGAGCCGTGCTTGCAGAATTTCAGCGAATACAACATCGCTGTGATGCATCGCGGCGGCAAGCCCGTTACATCGGCTATCGAAAAGCCGAAAAAGACCGACGAGCTTCTGACTTTCAAGCAAAAGTATATGTCGGGCAGCGGCGGCAAGACCGGCCAGAAAGCCGGCGCCAAGGTGCCGGGCAGCAGCAGCGAGGGCATGCTTTCGCTCACGCGCGAGCTCAACCCCGCCGTGCCCGGCGGTCTTGAGCAGACGGTGCGCGAATATGCGGAAAAGATGATCGGCAATGTGTGTCCGTCAGGCGCGCCACGCATCGATTTTATCTATGACGAGGCGGCGGAGAAGATGTTCTTGAACGAGATCAACCCGTGCCCTGGTTCGCTCGGGTTCTTTTTATGGGAAGCTTCGCGGGCCAACCCGGTCAATTTCGTGGATTTGCTGACGCATCTGATCGAGGAAGCGCTTGCTTGCCGTGATAGCGTGGTTTTGCCGCCCGACCCGGTGCCGCAAGATGCGCGGTTGCTGAAGCGCTAG
- a CDS encoding cell division protein FtsW, with translation MITLARSDQSVLGRWWWTVDRWTLALLAAVMGFGILLIQAATPAVAEARGFGNFYFVERHIIMLVPALAIIFGVSLFSPRGLRLLAFGIFAVSLVLVLLTLLTGSEIKGATRWLHLPGLSLQPSEFLKPAFILVAAWLFTRHCERRGFPAIGSNVALYGLVAMMLILQPDLGMTFLVSAVWFAQFFLAGLPLMLVGMFGVAGVAGLVLAYHVFPHVAHRIDRFIDPQSGDTFQIDRSMEAFATGGMFGTGPGEGTVKMSLPDAHSDFVFAVAGEELGLFWCLVIVALYAGIVLRGFWRLRGENNLFIVLAVSGLLIEFGLQAIINMASTLHLMPTKGMTLPFISYGGSSLWGLAVAMGMLLGLTRRRYGQDTA, from the coding sequence ATGATCACGCTCGCGCGCTCCGACCAATCCGTCCTTGGCCGCTGGTGGTGGACGGTTGACCGCTGGACGCTTGCGCTGCTTGCCGCCGTCATGGGCTTCGGCATCCTCCTCATTCAGGCCGCCACGCCTGCGGTGGCCGAAGCGCGCGGCTTCGGCAATTTCTATTTCGTCGAACGGCACATCATCATGCTGGTGCCCGCGCTCGCCATCATCTTCGGCGTGTCGCTGTTCAGCCCGCGCGGGCTGCGCCTGCTCGCATTCGGCATCTTCGCGGTCAGCCTCGTGCTCGTGCTGCTCACGCTGCTCACGGGGTCGGAAATCAAGGGCGCGACCCGCTGGCTGCATCTGCCCGGCCTTTCGCTGCAGCCGTCGGAATTCCTGAAGCCCGCCTTCATCCTTGTCGCCGCCTGGCTGTTCACCCGGCATTGCGAACGGCGCGGCTTTCCCGCCATCGGCAGCAACGTCGCGCTTTACGGGCTGGTGGCGATGATGCTGATCCTGCAGCCCGATCTGGGCATGACCTTTCTGGTCTCCGCCGTATGGTTTGCGCAATTCTTCCTCGCCGGGCTGCCGCTGATGCTTGTTGGTATGTTCGGCGTGGCAGGCGTGGCCGGGCTTGTGCTTGCCTATCATGTTTTCCCGCATGTCGCGCACCGCATCGACCGTTTCATCGATCCGCAAAGCGGCGATACTTTCCAAATTGATCGATCGATGGAAGCCTTTGCCACCGGCGGCATGTTCGGCACCGGGCCGGGCGAAGGCACGGTGAAAATGTCGCTGCCCGATGCGCATTCCGATTTCGTCTTCGCCGTGGCGGGGGAAGAGCTGGGCTTGTTCTGGTGCCTCGTGATCGTGGCGCTCTATGCCGGGATCGTGCTGCGCGGTTTTTGGCGGCTGCGCGGGGAAAACAACCTTTTTATCGTCCTTGCCGTCAGCGGGCTTTTGATCGAATTCGGCCTGCAGGCCATCATCAACATGGCTTCCACCCTGCATCTTATGCCGACCAAGGGCATGACGCTGCCTTTCATATCCTATGGCGGTTCTTCGCTGTGGGGGCTGGCAGTGGCGATGGGGATGCTTCTGGGGCTCACGCGCCGCCGTTACGGGCAAGATACGGCCTAG
- a CDS encoding phospho-N-acetylmuramoyl-pentapeptide-transferase: MLYHLLFPLADDFTLFNLFRYITFRTGGAMMTSLIICFAIGPAVIRWLRARQKNGQPIRSDGPESHHKKKGTPTMGGLMMLISIISSTLLWMDLTNSYTWIVLSVTICFGLIGFGDDYLKLTRGNSKGVSGRVRFVLQIVIALAAISLIMKLAPFDKATALTFPVAKDYLLQLGWFYVVFAVLVIVGASNAVNLTDGLDGLAAVPVMIVALCFGLIAYLAGNIIFANYLQIHHVPGAGELAVLCGALAGACLGFLWFNAPPAQVFMGDTGSLSLGSAIGTIAVITKHEIVLAIIGGLFVAETMSVILQVLCFKMTGKRIFKMAPLHHHFEKQGWSESTVVIRFWIIACILALIGLSTLKLR; the protein is encoded by the coding sequence ATGCTCTACCACCTGCTCTTTCCGCTGGCTGACGATTTCACGCTCTTCAACCTGTTCCGCTACATCACCTTCCGCACCGGCGGCGCGATGATGACATCGCTGATCATCTGCTTCGCGATCGGCCCGGCCGTAATCCGCTGGCTGCGCGCGCGGCAAAAGAACGGCCAGCCGATCCGCAGCGACGGGCCGGAAAGCCACCACAAGAAAAAGGGCACGCCGACCATGGGTGGGCTGATGATGCTGATCAGCATCATCAGCAGCACGCTGCTGTGGATGGATCTGACCAACAGCTACACCTGGATCGTGCTTTCGGTCACAATCTGCTTCGGCCTGATCGGTTTCGGCGATGATTACCTGAAGCTCACGCGCGGCAACAGCAAGGGCGTTTCCGGGCGGGTGCGGTTCGTGCTGCAAATCGTGATCGCGCTGGCGGCCATTTCGCTGATCATGAAGCTCGCGCCGTTCGATAAGGCGACGGCGCTGACCTTCCCGGTGGCGAAAGATTATCTGCTCCAGCTCGGCTGGTTCTATGTCGTGTTCGCAGTGCTGGTGATCGTGGGCGCGAGCAACGCCGTGAACCTGACGGACGGGCTCGATGGCCTTGCGGCCGTCCCGGTCATGATCGTAGCGCTGTGCTTCGGCCTCATCGCCTACCTCGCCGGCAACATCATTTTCGCCAACTATCTGCAAATCCACCATGTGCCCGGTGCGGGCGAACTTGCGGTGCTGTGCGGCGCGCTGGCGGGCGCCTGCCTTGGCTTCCTTTGGTTCAACGCGCCCCCGGCGCAGGTTTTTATGGGCGATACCGGCTCGCTTTCGCTCGGCAGCGCAATCGGCACGATCGCCGTGATCACCAAGCATGAAATCGTGCTCGCCATCATCGGCGGGCTGTTCGTGGCGGAAACGATGTCGGTGATCCTGCAGGTCCTGTGCTTCAAAATGACCGGCAAACGCATCTTCAAAATGGCGCCGCTGCACCACCATTTCGAAAAACAGGGCTGGAGCGAATCCACCGTCGTTATCCGTTTCTGGATCATCGCCTGTATCCTCGCGCTGATCGGCCTCTCCACGCTGAAACTGCGGTAA
- a CDS encoding UDP-N-acetylmuramoyl-tripeptide--D-alanyl-D-alanine ligase, producing the protein MIPFAFIVLAGGFGYFAYRRLVVFLHIFQQEGYENARFCRWWWHKKAFDRRASLAIAVASVLVLALVALAPSDADWLPSVIASLLAVVLYWVGRREADPTKAAQSAKKPLVITARAKRVLILAWALVFSAGLLLIAAPLVPLVIAAQIIPLALVVANILLAPLEYFIQQGYLKKALLKLNDLNPVIIGITGSYGKTSVKHILAHLLNGQVPAAYTSGGVNTIMGITRFILNDLRPAHRYFIIEMGAYGIGSIDRLCKAFPPRWGMVSAIGPMHLERFGSIENVAQAKSELPAHALANGGEAVLAEQVAGFEPFRKLIEANPERCALAGGSEKALVRLLGAQSSREGLMIAITVNGMPYNFTAPLYGLHQADNVVLALAACLRLGFPMDALLPHLKTIPQIRHRQEVKKEDSGVTIIDDAYNSNPEGFRKALELLDVMVTPPGRRILVTPGLVELGPIHDETHRTLGAEAARHADICIAVSPGRIPTFIEGFRSAAGPDQSLKEMPDFGTTQKWLNGNMRSGDAILLANDLPDLYEAKLIL; encoded by the coding sequence ATGATCCCTTTTGCCTTCATCGTTCTTGCGGGTGGCTTTGGCTACTTCGCTTACAGGCGGCTCGTGGTGTTTCTGCACATCTTCCAGCAGGAAGGCTACGAAAATGCCCGTTTCTGCCGCTGGTGGTGGCACAAAAAGGCCTTCGACCGCCGCGCGAGCCTTGCGATTGCGGTCGCATCGGTTCTTGTGCTTGCGCTCGTCGCGCTTGCACCGTCGGATGCCGATTGGCTGCCGTCTGTCATCGCATCCTTGCTCGCGGTCGTGCTGTACTGGGTTGGCCGGCGGGAAGCGGATCCGACCAAGGCCGCGCAATCGGCCAAAAAACCGCTGGTGATCACCGCGCGGGCCAAGCGCGTTCTTATTCTGGCGTGGGCGCTTGTGTTTTCGGCTGGGTTGCTGCTTATCGCCGCGCCGCTTGTGCCGCTGGTGATCGCGGCGCAAATCATTCCGCTCGCGCTTGTCGTTGCCAACATCCTGCTCGCCCCGCTCGAATATTTTATCCAGCAGGGCTATCTGAAAAAAGCGCTCCTGAAGCTGAATGACCTGAACCCCGTGATCATCGGCATCACCGGCTCCTATGGCAAAACCTCGGTCAAGCATATCCTCGCCCACTTGCTGAACGGGCAAGTTCCGGCCGCCTATACCAGCGGCGGCGTCAACACCATCATGGGCATCACGCGCTTCATCCTGAACGATCTGCGTCCCGCGCACCGCTATTTTATTATCGAAATGGGCGCCTACGGCATCGGCTCGATCGACCGCCTGTGCAAGGCGTTCCCGCCGCGATGGGGCATGGTTTCCGCCATCGGGCCGATGCATCTCGAACGTTTCGGCAGCATCGAAAACGTGGCGCAGGCGAAATCCGAACTTCCCGCCCATGCGCTCGCTAATGGCGGCGAAGCGGTGCTGGCCGAACAGGTTGCGGGTTTTGAACCTTTTCGCAAACTGATCGAAGCGAACCCCGAACGCTGCGCACTGGCGGGCGGGTCGGAAAAGGCGCTTGTCAGGCTGCTGGGCGCGCAATCCAGCAGGGAAGGGTTGATGATCGCCATCACCGTGAATGGCATGCCCTACAATTTCACCGCTCCGCTTTACGGGCTGCATCAGGCCGATAATGTCGTGCTCGCGCTCGCCGCATGCCTGCGGCTCGGCTTCCCCATGGATGCGCTGCTGCCCCACCTGAAGACCATCCCGCAAATCAGGCACCGGCAGGAAGTAAAGAAGGAAGATAGCGGCGTCACTATTATTGATGACGCCTATAATTCCAACCCCGAAGGCTTCCGCAAGGCGCTTGAATTGCTCGATGTCATGGTGACGCCCCCGGGGCGCCGCATCCTCGTCACCCCCGGCCTCGTCGAACTGGGCCCGATCCATGATGAAACTCACCGCACGCTGGGCGCCGAAGCCGCACGCCACGCCGATATATGTATCGCCGTATCGCCGGGGCGTATCCCTACCTTTATCGAAGGCTTCAGGTCGGCGGCAGGGCCGGACCAAAGCCTGAAGGAAATGCCGGATTTCGGAACGACACAGAAATGGTTGAACGGCAACATGCGGTCAGGTGACGCGATTTTGCTGGCCAACGACCTGCCCGACCTCTACGAAGCCAAATTAATCTTATAA
- a CDS encoding UDP-N-acetylmuramate--L-alanine ligase: MTINRSFSPLSIGMIHFVGIGGIGMSGIAEILHSLGYQVQGSDLADNYNVKRLRERGINVAIGHAPENLGDASVVVISSAVKRDNPEVTAAYERQLPVVRRAEMLGELMRLKWSVAIGGTHGKTTTTSIVASLFDSAGLNPTVINGGIINDYGTNARLGTGDWMVVETDESDGSFTRLPATIAVVTNIDPEHMDHYKDFDAVKRAYDTFVQNIPFYGFGVLCIDHPEVQAMIARIADRRIVTYGLGPQADVRAVNISMSPQGSTFDVVITDRKTGKTQTLESMKLAVIGQHNVQNSLAAIAVGHQLGFTEQAMRVALGKLGGVKRRFTHTGTAGGITVIDDYGHHPVEIATTLKAARQANAGLGRTIAVVQPHRYSRLSSLFDQFCTCFNDADIVIVADVYPAGEKPIAGATRDALVEGLRARGHRHVHALEKPESLAPLVAKLAKSGDFVVCLGAGNITGWAHTLPSELEVIFEKDIDKQAKA, translated from the coding sequence ATGACCATCAACCGCTCCTTCAGCCCGCTTTCGATCGGCATGATCCATTTCGTGGGCATCGGCGGCATTGGCATGAGCGGTATAGCCGAAATCCTGCACAGCCTCGGATACCAGGTGCAGGGCAGCGATCTGGCCGACAATTATAACGTCAAGCGTCTGCGCGAACGCGGCATCAATGTCGCCATCGGCCATGCGCCGGAAAATCTGGGCGATGCCAGCGTTGTTGTCATATCCTCCGCCGTGAAGCGCGATAACCCGGAAGTAACCGCCGCCTATGAACGGCAGCTGCCCGTGGTGCGCCGCGCCGAAATGCTGGGCGAACTGATGCGGCTGAAATGGTCGGTCGCCATCGGCGGCACGCACGGCAAAACCACAACCACGTCCATCGTCGCCTCGCTGTTCGACAGCGCCGGGCTCAACCCCACCGTGATCAACGGCGGCATCATCAACGATTATGGTACCAACGCCCGCCTCGGCACCGGCGACTGGATGGTTGTGGAAACCGACGAAAGCGACGGCAGCTTCACGCGGCTGCCCGCCACCATCGCGGTCGTCACCAATATCGACCCCGAACATATGGACCACTACAAGGATTTCGACGCGGTCAAGCGCGCCTACGATACCTTCGTGCAGAACATCCCTTTCTATGGCTTCGGCGTACTGTGCATCGATCACCCGGAAGTGCAAGCCATGATTGCCCGCATCGCCGATCGCCGCATCGTCACCTATGGCCTCGGTCCGCAGGCCGATGTGCGCGCCGTGAACATTTCCATGAGCCCGCAAGGCTCCACCTTCGATGTCGTGATCACGGACCGCAAGACCGGCAAAACGCAAACGCTCGAAAGCATGAAGCTGGCCGTGATCGGCCAGCACAATGTGCAAAATTCTCTGGCCGCCATCGCGGTCGGCCACCAGCTCGGTTTCACCGAACAGGCGATGCGTGTCGCGCTCGGCAAGCTTGGCGGCGTGAAGCGCCGCTTCACCCATACCGGCACGGCCGGCGGCATCACGGTAATCGACGATTACGGCCATCACCCGGTTGAAATCGCGACCACGCTCAAGGCTGCACGACAGGCCAATGCCGGGCTCGGCCGCACCATCGCCGTGGTGCAACCGCACCGTTATTCGCGCCTCTCCAGCCTGTTCGATCAGTTCTGCACCTGTTTCAACGATGCCGATATCGTGATCGTGGCCGATGTGTACCCGGCGGGGGAAAAGCCTATTGCGGGCGCGACCCGCGATGCGCTGGTCGAAGGGCTGCGTGCACGAGGTCATCGCCATGTGCATGCCCTTGAAAAACCGGAATCTTTGGCTCCGCTGGTCGCAAAACTGGCAAAAAGCGGGGATTTTGTGGTATGTCTGGGCGCCGGGAATATTACCGGATGGGCACATACGTTGCCCAGCGAGCTTGAAGTGATTTTTGAAAAAGATATTGATAAACAGGCAAAGGCATAA